From the genome of Blautia pseudococcoides, one region includes:
- a CDS encoding AraC family transcriptional regulator codes for MKKVMIVDDNTLSSEGIVQNIDWELLDAEVIHVENNGDSAIESMRRAPVDLIISDIEMPNLDGISMSSLALSMNPLVKIILISAYDKFEYAKRAIRLGVCDYIEKPLDYSYLTEKIRNAFSIIDRERHNRELVEQSRPLMTEKFFTDLLHYSGKDAAAHLGRYPGYLNLNLDFSCFNVLKLEVENASSAEDELGITQYQIELLNVCDLLAEQCAVFGQVYFVKEFNGVIAILAQNTSSSNHFLQAAHKAVLGLMEKYREGLFSLNVGIGTVVEDFWNLHISYENASHALKYRFFFPHKNIFDAREALGREFSLFSFSESKEEELIRLLCQKNAPAIEEWLRGFFQEISLKYQTKNIVFVRIYSLLGRILKFLYELNIDTGDLEHDIISVYNHFELFNTYEEFYKWMNHLCLQVCQKLDTSLQTYHDQICGLVLSYIRENFEDNTLCLNDIAGHAGVSPAYLSALFKKVYGQSISDTIAAQRTEAACQYLKSSNLSLKEISIRCGYANQYYFSNSFKKKIGMSPSAYREQHSEI; via the coding sequence ATGAAGAAAGTAATGATCGTGGATGACAATACCCTCTCCTCTGAGGGTATTGTCCAAAATATAGACTGGGAGCTTCTGGACGCGGAAGTCATCCACGTGGAGAACAACGGGGATTCCGCCATAGAATCCATGCGGCGTGCCCCTGTGGATTTGATCATCTCTGATATTGAAATGCCCAACCTGGACGGAATCTCCATGAGCAGCCTTGCCCTGTCCATGAATCCCCTGGTAAAAATCATCCTGATCAGCGCCTATGACAAGTTCGAGTACGCCAAACGCGCCATCCGTCTGGGCGTCTGTGACTATATTGAAAAGCCTCTGGACTACAGCTATCTCACGGAAAAAATACGCAATGCCTTCAGCATCATTGACAGGGAACGGCACAACCGGGAACTTGTGGAGCAGAGCCGCCCCCTGATGACAGAAAAATTCTTCACAGACCTGCTTCATTATTCCGGCAAGGACGCCGCTGCCCATCTGGGGCGCTATCCCGGATACCTGAACTTAAACCTTGACTTCTCCTGCTTTAATGTTCTGAAACTGGAGGTGGAAAATGCCTCCTCCGCGGAAGATGAACTGGGCATCACCCAATACCAGATCGAACTTTTGAACGTGTGTGACTTGTTAGCGGAACAGTGCGCCGTTTTCGGGCAGGTTTACTTTGTAAAAGAATTCAACGGCGTGATCGCCATCCTTGCACAGAACACAAGCAGTTCCAATCATTTTCTCCAGGCTGCCCACAAAGCGGTCCTGGGGCTGATGGAAAAGTACCGGGAAGGACTTTTTTCTCTGAATGTAGGCATCGGCACTGTGGTGGAGGATTTCTGGAATCTACATATCTCCTATGAAAATGCCTCCCACGCACTGAAATACCGTTTTTTCTTTCCTCACAAAAATATCTTTGACGCACGGGAGGCTCTCGGCCGGGAATTCAGCCTTTTCTCCTTCTCCGAATCGAAAGAGGAGGAACTTATCCGTCTCCTGTGCCAGAAAAACGCGCCTGCCATTGAGGAATGGCTCCGTGGATTTTTCCAGGAGATCTCCCTGAAATACCAGACCAAGAACATTGTATTCGTAAGGATATACTCTCTTCTGGGACGGATCCTGAAATTCTTATACGAGCTGAACATTGACACCGGGGACCTGGAACATGATATCATCTCTGTTTACAACCATTTTGAACTTTTCAATACCTATGAGGAATTCTATAAATGGATGAATCACCTCTGCCTTCAGGTCTGCCAAAAGCTGGACACCTCACTCCAGACTTACCATGACCAGATCTGCGGGCTGGTACTTAGCTACATCAGGGAAAACTTTGAGGACAACACCCTCTGTCTAAACGATATTGCAGGACATGCAGGTGTAAGCCCGGCGTATCTCAGCGCACTTTTTAAAAAAGTATATGGGCAGAGTATCAGCGACACCATAGCCGCCCAGCGGACAGAAGCTGCCTGCCAATATCTGAAAAGCTCCAACCTGTCCCTGAAAGAGATCAGTATCCGGTGCGGGTACGCCAACCAGTATTATTTCAGCAACAGCTTTAAAAAGAAAATCGGAATGTCACCCTCCGCATACAGAGAGCAGCATTCCGAAATATAA
- a CDS encoding sensor histidine kinase produces the protein MKKYSDRIRSVFSHFQAKLLLAFLICTLLPLGIIGFIFYHVTYQIAEDKIMTSALLADDQLNVQMNDRIRQTENVADSIQYDMYTLSQTDSSSTQSLSVFGSVRNDISMFKTTFGYYHISIFLPRDQTGADEGLYFYPLEELESFRIPEKKRLNPGTDSIWFYHPDMQIPFILSEGYTARDVLVCCRLLRNQGTGATEYAYTILIDPSEFSDALADTFSDTDITSYLAAEDGTIMAHSHGALCGTSLDADTLNLITKEETGTLKEGDISYHTARLDNGWYHVTEIPGSYIRKNTQILLKTLVFTLLVSLPLTVLVIIMISGNLAKRLKKLSLAMETFHLGKSAHYTVPELAPPAKSPSSYDEIDRLGVTFRNMQESLNQNMDSILELSLSEERLKYQLLQSQINPHFLYNILGSVKTCISLRRLETAEQMISDLTQFYRLTLRKSGDLIRIEDELEIARLYLEMEKLCHKDSLTWEIHAEDGIQNFLICRFTLQPFLENSIQHGISRQTPCVHISLDVSYGDDTVIITITDSGAGIAPRQLEELRATLKNKTVDHQKHFGIGNVNKRLSSPSFGNGTVHVESRLNQGTKIIITFEQMEDSDEESNDRG, from the coding sequence ATGAAAAAATACTCTGACCGGATAAGGTCCGTCTTTTCCCATTTTCAGGCAAAGCTGCTGCTGGCCTTTCTCATCTGCACGCTGCTGCCCCTGGGCATCATTGGTTTTATCTTCTATCATGTAACTTATCAGATTGCGGAGGATAAGATCATGACCTCTGCGCTCCTGGCAGATGACCAGTTGAATGTCCAGATGAATGACCGCATACGGCAGACGGAAAATGTAGCCGATTCCATTCAGTATGATATGTACACCCTGTCACAGACAGACAGTTCCTCCACGCAGTCCCTGTCTGTATTCGGCAGTGTGAGAAACGATATCTCCATGTTTAAGACAACCTTTGGCTATTATCATATTTCCATATTTCTGCCCCGGGATCAGACAGGGGCAGACGAAGGCCTTTACTTTTATCCCCTGGAGGAACTGGAAAGCTTCCGCATTCCCGAAAAAAAGAGGCTTAATCCCGGCACGGACTCCATCTGGTTCTACCATCCCGATATGCAGATCCCTTTCATCCTGTCCGAAGGTTATACCGCAAGGGATGTACTCGTGTGCTGCCGGCTTCTGCGCAACCAGGGCACCGGTGCCACAGAGTATGCTTATACCATCCTCATAGACCCCTCTGAATTCTCCGACGCCCTTGCCGATACCTTCAGCGATACGGACATCACAAGCTATCTTGCGGCAGAGGACGGCACTATCATGGCGCACAGCCATGGGGCCCTCTGCGGCACTTCCCTGGATGCAGATACCCTGAACCTGATCACAAAAGAAGAGACAGGCACCTTAAAGGAAGGAGATATCAGTTATCACACAGCAAGGCTGGACAACGGCTGGTATCATGTTACGGAGATCCCCGGCAGCTACATAAGGAAAAACACCCAGATTCTTCTGAAGACCCTTGTATTCACCCTGCTGGTGTCCCTGCCGCTTACGGTTCTTGTCATCATCATGATTTCGGGCAACCTGGCAAAAAGGTTAAAAAAGCTATCCCTGGCCATGGAAACCTTCCATCTGGGAAAAAGCGCACACTACACCGTTCCGGAGCTGGCACCCCCTGCAAAGTCCCCCTCCTCTTATGACGAGATTGACCGCCTTGGGGTCACGTTTCGGAACATGCAGGAATCCCTGAATCAAAATATGGATTCCATCCTGGAACTCTCCCTCTCGGAGGAACGGCTGAAATACCAGCTACTCCAGTCCCAGATCAACCCGCATTTTCTCTACAACATCCTGGGATCCGTGAAGACCTGTATCAGCCTTAGACGACTTGAAACTGCGGAGCAGATGATTTCAGACCTCACGCAGTTTTACCGCCTTACCCTGCGCAAATCCGGAGACCTGATCCGCATTGAGGACGAGCTTGAGATCGCCCGCCTGTATCTGGAAATGGAAAAGCTGTGCCACAAAGACAGCCTGACCTGGGAAATCCATGCGGAGGACGGTATCCAGAACTTCCTCATATGCCGCTTTACCCTGCAGCCGTTTCTGGAAAACAGCATTCAGCACGGTATCTCCCGGCAGACCCCCTGCGTACACATATCCCTGGATGTCTCTTACGGTGATGATACGGTCATTATTACCATAACCGACAGCGGAGCCGGTATTGCGCCCAGACAGCTGGAAGAACTGCGGGCCACTCTGAAAAACAAAACCGTTGATCATCAGAAACACTTCGGCATCGGAAACGTAAACAAAAGACTCTCCAGCCCTTCCTTCGGAAACGGAACCGTTCACGTGGAAAGCAGGCTGAATCAGGGAACAAAAATAATAATTACATTTGAACAGATGGAGGACAGCGATGAAGAAAGTAATGATCGTGGATGA
- a CDS encoding ABC transporter substrate-binding protein, with the protein MKKKTVSVLLTVTMAAGLLAGCGGNSSDAQGDHELTLYSINTTDPDFDEWQKNVEDATGLKLNVIAAPTDSDTRQQKITTILSTGDSSVDIIEINDEMSASFKNSGWLEGLNDTVMTEDIRSEFPQGYLEDMITDKDGNIVGVPGYSGYLAFWVNQEIMDQVGITSIDTKEDFMKYMEAVSKDGRYGYGGSWEKTYVFNEVAQFVNMFGGDYFDWTNPANKEAIRFLHDMVQNGQTPIDQIADKYEQMNPKANDGKYGSWFMWGLGTDYEKADMLGEDKIHMAMVPDFSGKGERAIFTDSWSYVLNKASKNKEAAEKFLKYMAEEGGMEASYKAFDRYPARADVAAKVVPDTDPAKEMYSRYAEECKVQGRPMLPQTMEFITDMGTIYQSCMKDEITVDDFCKKAQELVDKYRK; encoded by the coding sequence ATGAAGAAAAAGACAGTAAGTGTATTACTCACAGTGACAATGGCGGCCGGACTGCTGGCAGGCTGCGGCGGAAATTCCAGTGATGCCCAGGGGGATCATGAATTGACCCTCTACAGTATCAACACCACGGACCCTGACTTTGATGAATGGCAGAAAAATGTGGAAGATGCCACAGGGCTGAAGCTCAATGTCATTGCAGCACCCACGGATTCCGATACACGTCAGCAGAAGATCACCACCATCCTCTCCACAGGCGACAGCAGTGTGGATATTATAGAGATCAATGATGAGATGAGCGCTTCATTTAAAAATTCCGGCTGGCTGGAGGGGTTGAATGATACGGTTATGACAGAGGATATCCGGAGTGAGTTCCCGCAGGGTTATCTGGAAGACATGATCACAGACAAAGACGGAAACATTGTGGGCGTGCCCGGATATTCCGGATATCTGGCTTTCTGGGTCAACCAGGAGATCATGGACCAGGTGGGTATTACATCCATTGACACCAAGGAAGATTTCATGAAATATATGGAAGCTGTTTCAAAGGACGGCAGATACGGATACGGCGGTTCCTGGGAAAAGACCTATGTATTTAATGAGGTTGCCCAGTTTGTCAACATGTTCGGCGGCGACTATTTTGACTGGACTAACCCGGCAAACAAAGAGGCCATCCGGTTCCTGCATGACATGGTACAGAACGGACAGACACCGATTGACCAGATCGCTGATAAATATGAGCAGATGAATCCAAAGGCCAATGACGGAAAATACGGAAGCTGGTTCATGTGGGGGCTGGGAACAGACTACGAGAAGGCGGATATGCTTGGCGAGGATAAGATACATATGGCAATGGTCCCTGATTTCAGCGGAAAGGGTGAGCGCGCCATCTTTACGGATTCCTGGAGTTATGTGCTGAACAAGGCCTCCAAGAACAAGGAGGCAGCAGAGAAATTTCTGAAATATATGGCTGAGGAGGGCGGTATGGAAGCATCCTACAAGGCATTTGACCGCTATCCTGCCAGGGCTGATGTGGCTGCAAAGGTGGTGCCGGACACGGACCCCGCAAAGGAGATGTACAGCAGATATGCAGAGGAATGCAAGGTACAGGGACGTCCCATGCTTCCTCAGACCATGGAATTCATTACCGATATGGGAACTATTTACCAGTCCTGTATGAAAGATGAGATCACTGTGGATGATTTCTGCAAAAAGGCACAGGAGCTGGTGGATAAGTACAGGAAATAA